The DNA sequence CGCGGTCCTTCCGTCGACGCCGCGAAGCGCAGCGTGAAGTTGCGGCTCTGCCCCTGAGGCACCGTCGCCGGCGGGCTGGTGGCGATGCTGACCTCGTCGCCGGTCCAGGTCACCGCCCCCATATGGAGGGTGGCATCGCCGTTGTTGGTGATGGTGAAGGTCTCCAGGATCTCGTCGCCGAACTCCGTCGAGCCCAGGCTCACGCTCCCGGTGTGGCTGATGGTGGTGCCGTTGCGCTTCAGCACCATGTTCGGTGCCGGCGCCGGGTTGACCGTGCCGGTGACGTCGAACTCGAAGTTCGAGGTGCCGTTGACGAACAGGCGCACGAGGTTGGTGACGCTGGCCACGGTGTCCGCTTCGAGGCGCAGATCGAAGGTCGCGCTGTTGCCCGGCGTCACGTTCTGGACGTTGTTGTTCTCGGGCGAGAAGATGATCGGGTTGCTGCCGTCACCGCCCATTCCGATGTGGCTGATGGTCAGGTTCTGGTCACCGCTGTTGGTCACCGTGAAGGTGCGAACCACGTCCGTTCCGAGGACCGTCGAGCCGAAGGCGTAGGTGTCGTTCCGATGGATGACCGTGCCGCCTTGACGCAGCTCGATCACCGGGCCGATCGGCTCCGTCGCCGTCGCCTGGGCGAAGAAGCTGTAGGTCGGCACCCCACCGACCAGCAGGCGGATCTCGTTGCTCACGGTCCCCGCACCGGTCGACGTGTAGGTGGCGTCGAAGCCACCGCTGTCGCCGGGGTTGAGCAGCCCGATATCGATGTTCGAGAGGACGAACCTCCCCGGGTCGTTGGCGTTGTACGACACCGACGTGTGGGAGACGTTGATCGGCGACGAGCCGACGTTGACGATCGTGATCGGCTTGGTCAGATCGACCCCGATCGGCGTGCTACCGAAGTTGTAGGTGGAGCCGTTGGGAATGACGGTTCCCCCTTGTCGGAACTGGATCTGGGCGGCCGCGGGTACGGCCGTCAGCAGTGCGGCGGCGAACAATGGAATCCAAGGCAAGCGAACTCTCATCCTGGTGCTACCTCCGGGTTGGGCCCCATGCATGAAAAGCGGGCCGGCCCCGAAGAGCCCTCCGGTCGCCGACCCGACGACACAACTGGTTGTATGCATAGAGGTACTGCGGGCTCACCGGAAGGTTTAGTGACGCATGAGATTATTTGCACAAAACAGTTTTACTGCAAACAAAGAGATCCCTTAAGGGCGCTCAAGACCGATCCGGGAGCCGCAGAAAAGTGAGGTTGGGGGTGGGGAGAGGGCTCGGACCGGAAAGACGAGAGCCCCGACTCCGCCGATGCCGTCACGGCTCGACGCAAACCTCCCAGGATCGGCGACTCCGAGGAGCAGTACCGGCCTCACTCCCGGGTTGCGCCGGGCTCTTGCACCGCTGAGGCGATTTTGCTAAGTTCTCGATCCCTGTGGCGCGTTCGTCTAGGGGTCTAGGACGCCGGCCTCTCACGCCGGTAACACGGGTTCGAATCCCGTACGCGCTACCACTCCTCGCTCCCTTTCAGTCGCTCTGAGTAGTACCCCGTACGGGCTTCGGTGTGCCCAATCGTCGAGCTACGCTCGACTCTTGGGCACGGCGAATCCTGGGGTGGGGCCGCATTCTTGATTGTCGAGCTACGCTCGACTCTTGGGCACGGCGAATCCTTGGGCGACGCGAACGGTTGCTCGCCAGACTACGCTCGACTCTTGGGCTCGGCGAACTTTGCCGTCCCCAACGACCGTTTGCCCTGCACCTCTGAAGTAAGCCTTGAACAACTAGATGGAGGTGTCTGTGATGCGAGCTCTCGCCGTGGTTTGTGTCTTGGTTCTACTGGGGACTGCTACTCCAATCGGGGCGGTGGGCCCTGGGGCGACTTCGGAATCGGATGCCGAGATTTCTCGTGTCGGCTCGATTGCCGACCTGTTCGACTCTTGGAGAAGGGACTTTGTTTCTCGCTTGCGGGCCATAGCCGATCATCTCCCGACAGACGTCGGGCCGAATGTCATCTCTCAGTCCCCGTTCTCGCATCTTCGCGACGCCGAAGCTGAAGATCCTTCTTCCGATGGACTGGCCGTCGGCTCGATGAGCGGTTTCGGTTCCGATCCGCTCTACACACCGCGATCGAACGACCTCCATGGCTGGCCGTACGCATTGCCGACGACCGGGGAATCTCCTTCGCCTTAGCAGGGCAGGGATAGAAAGGCGCTCAACCGTGGGCCCCGATGCTCAGGGTGTTGACTCGGCAGCGGGCACGGTCGAGGGCGGCGAACCTCCGTCGAGGAGCACGATGTCGACCTCTTGGGGCAGCACCTGCGGTTTCAAGAACGGCTACGCTCGCCTCTTGTGCATGGCGTTTGGGCACGGCGATTTCGGCCAAGGGTCGGGGACGTCCTCGATGGCAAGCCTAGGACGGAGGTTGGTGGCTCTCTTGTTCGATCTCCGTGTCAACGAGCTGATGGCTGGCGTGGTGGCGTAGGGCGTCGACTAGGGCGGTGATGGCGGGTCTCCGGCCGGCGTCTTTTCTCCAGACGGCGAAGACCTGGCGCTCGAGGGCTGGGACTACCGGAACGATGCGAACGCCCTCTGGCAGGGGACCGCGACCGAGGCGGGGGAGGACGGCGGCGCCCAGGCCGGCTTCTACGAGGGCGACTTGGGTGGCGTGCTCTAGGGCGGTGTGGACGATCTGGGGCTCAGTTCCGAGACCGCGCAGGGTGAGCACCAGCCAATGGTGGCAGATGGAGCCCTGCGGCCAGCTGATCCAGGCTTGGTCTTGGAACTCTTCGAGGCTCACCGATTCCCGCTCGGCCAAGGGGTGATCCAGAGGTAGAGCCAAGTCCGCGCAATCCGTGAAGAGGACTTCCCGAGTGAGGTCGTCCGAGATCTCCATGGGTGCGTTGGCCCAGGCGACGACGACGGAGAGGTCCAGCGTGCCCCGAATGACGCCGGTCAAGGCGTGCTCGGGCTCCAACTCCTGCAAGCTGACGGCAAGGCCGGGATGCCGATCCTGAAGATCGCGCAGAACCCTCGGGAGCAGGCTGCGGGCGGCGGTGGCGAAGGCCCCGAGGGTCAAGCTCCCGATGACGGCGCCTTTCTTCTCTTCCAGATCCG is a window from the Acidobacteriota bacterium genome containing:
- a CDS encoding LysR family transcriptional regulator, whose protein sequence is MFDLHRLRILQAVSRYGSLSGAAEALYLTASAVSQQLSKLETEAGQKLLERQGRGVRLTDAASLLVSHADRILSLVEQAEADLEEKKGAVIGSLTLGAFATAARSLLPRVLRDLQDRHPGLAVSLQELEPEHALTGVIRGTLDLSVVVAWANAPMEISDDLTREVLFTDCADLALPLDHPLAERESVSLEEFQDQAWISWPQGSICHHWLVLTLRGLGTEPQIVHTALEHATQVALVEAGLGAAVLPRLGRGPLPEGVRIVPVVPALERQVFAVWRKDAGRRPAITALVDALRHHASHQLVDTEIEQESHQPPS